A DNA window from Sphingopyxis macrogoltabida contains the following coding sequences:
- a CDS encoding alpha/beta hydrolase: MWIRKDKFHENFCQDLDADGARVMAVTQKAPLATTFGDMMSDPAWRNKDCWYQISSEDRMIHPDNQAMMSGRMGAKKVITLNAGHASLASMPAEVATLIDEAARAVAI; the protein is encoded by the coding sequence TTGTGGATACGCAAAGACAAGTTTCACGAAAACTTCTGTCAGGATCTGGATGCCGATGGCGCGCGGGTGATGGCAGTGACGCAGAAGGCACCGCTGGCAACGACCTTTGGCGACATGATGTCCGACCCGGCATGGCGCAACAAGGATTGCTGGTATCAGATTTCCAGCGAGGACCGGATGATCCACCCCGACAATCAGGCGATGATGTCGGGCCGGATGGGCGCGAAAAAGGTCATTACCCTGAACGCCGGCCACGCATCGCTCGCTTCGATGCCGGCCGAGGTTGCGACGTTGATCGACGAGGCGGCGCGGGCGGTCGCGATCTAA
- a CDS encoding alpha/beta fold hydrolase, with protein MTTPAILLVHGFWGGAAHWGKVILALDALGHSSLEAVELPLTSLADDVARTTRMIAQHDGPVLLVGHSYGGAVITGAGNHPNVAGLVYIAAFAPDEGESPGGITQTHAPAGACVPDACARGRRRA; from the coding sequence ATGACGACTCCCGCAATCCTGCTCGTTCACGGTTTTTGGGGCGGCGCCGCGCATTGGGGCAAGGTTATCCTGGCGCTCGACGCATTGGGTCATAGCTCGCTCGAGGCTGTCGAACTGCCGCTGACGTCGCTTGCCGACGATGTTGCGCGAACGACCCGGATGATCGCCCAGCATGACGGGCCGGTGCTGCTGGTCGGTCACAGCTATGGCGGGGCGGTGATCACCGGCGCGGGCAATCATCCCAATGTCGCAGGTCTCGTCTACATCGCCGCCTTTGCGCCGGATGAGGGCGAATCGCCGGGCGGCATCACCCAGACGCATGCGCCCGCGGGCGCATGCGTCCCAGACGCATGCGCCCGCGGGCGCCGCCGCGCTTGA
- a CDS encoding nucleotidyltransferase domain-containing protein, translating to MSAVQTLVDLLAGRRAAVDLGPRDWDGVIGVARSEAMLATLACRLEAADLPPSVAALFADQRIAAEVAQRQALWEAEMARRALREQRIEFVLLKGTAYAAAGLSCSAGRQIGDLDILVLQSDIGRAENELLAAEWEWVKPDPYDDAYYRDHMHELPPLIHKARDRMIDVHHTILPRTHRITPDALALMSDAVATGSGHAVLCPADMMCHCAAHMLADGDLQGGLRNLWDFHCLTRDFAAADPGFWGKLDARADLHGLRAPVRRAARLSRDLYGSDLPSGWDGQDPGDGRYRRRLLARDDWGRPTDFALQQAFYIRSHWLRMPPAMLARHLWTKWRTR from the coding sequence ATGAGCGCGGTGCAGACGCTCGTCGACCTGCTGGCCGGGCGCCGCGCTGCGGTCGACCTCGGCCCGCGCGACTGGGACGGCGTGATCGGCGTCGCACGCAGCGAAGCGATGCTCGCGACGCTCGCCTGCCGGCTCGAAGCGGCCGACCTGCCGCCTTCGGTCGCCGCACTGTTCGCCGACCAGCGCATCGCGGCCGAGGTCGCGCAGCGACAGGCGCTGTGGGAAGCCGAGATGGCGCGCCGCGCGCTGAGGGAACAGCGCATCGAATTCGTGCTGCTCAAGGGGACGGCCTATGCCGCGGCCGGCCTCTCCTGTTCGGCGGGCCGCCAGATCGGCGACCTCGATATTCTCGTCCTGCAAAGCGATATCGGCCGCGCCGAGAACGAGCTGCTCGCGGCAGAATGGGAGTGGGTAAAGCCCGATCCCTATGACGACGCCTATTACCGCGATCATATGCACGAGCTCCCGCCGCTGATCCACAAGGCGCGCGACCGGATGATCGATGTCCATCATACGATCCTGCCGAGGACCCACCGGATCACCCCCGATGCGCTCGCGCTGATGAGCGATGCGGTGGCGACCGGCAGCGGCCATGCCGTGCTCTGCCCCGCCGACATGATGTGCCACTGCGCGGCGCATATGCTGGCCGATGGCGATTTGCAGGGGGGCCTCCGCAACCTCTGGGATTTCCACTGCCTGACGCGCGACTTTGCCGCGGCCGATCCCGGCTTCTGGGGCAAGCTCGACGCGCGCGCCGACCTGCACGGGCTGCGCGCGCCGGTTCGCCGCGCGGCGCGGCTGTCGCGCGATCTCTATGGCAGCGATCTTCCTTCGGGCTGGGACGGACAGGACCCGGGCGACGGCCGGTATCGCCGCCGGTTGCTGGCGCGCGACGACTGGGGGCGTCCGACCGATTTCGCGCTCCAGCAGGCCTTCTACATCCGCTCGCACTGGCTACGCATGCCGCCCGCGATGCTCGCGCGGCACCTGTGGACCAAGTGGCGGACGCGGTAA
- a CDS encoding HprK-related kinase A yields MRHRTRIAVGPVQFRVGSDWPEPIAALDRLYAAYPQDDARPADATVRLFAARPWRRWLRPSVHIGGDFIVPDALPLPLSMGLLAAEMAMNLQVALGWRRHMLLHASAVAKDGRALIMSGESGSGKSTLAALLGEGDWRLMGDEFTLIDPASGDALAFPRAVSLKNAAIAEMASRVDASRLGPLLAGTPKGDIRHLIPRGNAIAAMHEPARPALLLFPRFGGEAAIEPMGEGEAFVRLTESSTNYVTLGEAGFVALTRLVRETPAFGISYPDSATGIALAEQLWAEAAR; encoded by the coding sequence GTGAGGCACCGCACGCGGATCGCCGTCGGCCCCGTCCAGTTTCGCGTCGGCAGCGACTGGCCCGAACCGATCGCCGCGCTTGACCGGCTCTATGCCGCCTATCCGCAGGACGATGCACGCCCGGCCGACGCCACGGTGCGCCTGTTCGCGGCGCGGCCCTGGCGGCGCTGGCTGCGCCCGTCGGTGCATATCGGGGGCGATTTCATCGTCCCCGATGCGCTGCCGCTGCCGCTGTCGATGGGGCTGCTCGCCGCCGAGATGGCGATGAACCTGCAGGTCGCGCTGGGCTGGCGGCGGCATATGCTGCTCCATGCCAGCGCGGTCGCGAAGGATGGCCGCGCGCTGATCATGTCGGGCGAATCGGGGTCGGGAAAATCGACGCTTGCCGCGCTGCTGGGCGAGGGCGACTGGCGGCTGATGGGCGACGAGTTTACCCTGATCGATCCCGCCAGCGGCGATGCGCTCGCCTTCCCGCGTGCCGTCAGCCTAAAAAACGCGGCGATTGCCGAAATGGCGTCGCGGGTCGACGCATCGCGGCTCGGGCCGCTGCTTGCGGGAACGCCGAAGGGCGACATCCGCCACTTGATCCCGCGAGGTAATGCGATCGCGGCGATGCACGAACCCGCACGCCCGGCGCTGCTCCTCTTCCCGCGCTTCGGCGGCGAGGCGGCGATCGAGCCGATGGGGGAGGGCGAAGCCTTCGTGCGCCTCACCGAATCATCGACCAATTATGTCACGCTCGGCGAGGCGGGCTTCGTGGCGCTGACCCGGCTGGTGCGCGAGACGCCCGCTTTCGGCATCTCCTATCCCGACAGCGCGACGGGGATCGCGCTTGCCGAACAATTGTGGGCGGAGGCGGCGCGATGA
- a CDS encoding HPr-rel-A system PqqD family peptide chaperone, protein MPDRAYRAAPPDALRIEPVGELTAIFDRRSMQTHLVAPPMPEMLALMGSDMCDAAMLADRLAAAFDLDADGDAPAIVADRLAELAALGLVERA, encoded by the coding sequence ATGCCTGACCGGGCCTATCGCGCCGCCCCGCCCGACGCCCTGCGCATCGAGCCGGTCGGCGAACTTACCGCCATTTTCGACCGCCGTTCGATGCAGACGCACCTCGTCGCGCCGCCGATGCCCGAAATGCTCGCGCTGATGGGCAGCGATATGTGCGATGCCGCGATGCTCGCCGACCGGCTCGCCGCGGCGTTCGATCTCGATGCGGATGGCGATGCACCGGCGATCGTCGCCGACCGCTTGGCCGAACTCGCCGCGCTGGGGCTGGTGGAGCGCGCGTGA
- a CDS encoding MarR family winged helix-turn-helix transcriptional regulator: MAAKKLNLDNFLPYRLSIASNALSSRIAAEYQNRFGLKIPEWRLMAVLGEGKPLTQRELVAATRMDKVTVNRAAKALADRHLIARQAHEADGRSHHLELTETGRSLYDAIVPAALASEAQLESTISERERATLLTILAKLTAAAEDYA, encoded by the coding sequence ATGGCCGCCAAGAAACTGAACCTCGACAATTTCCTGCCATACCGGCTGTCGATCGCGTCGAACGCGCTATCGAGCCGCATAGCGGCCGAATATCAGAACCGCTTCGGCCTCAAGATTCCCGAATGGCGGCTGATGGCGGTGCTCGGCGAAGGCAAGCCGCTGACCCAGCGCGAACTCGTCGCGGCGACGCGGATGGACAAGGTCACGGTCAACCGCGCGGCAAAGGCGCTCGCCGACCGCCACCTGATCGCGCGGCAGGCGCACGAGGCCGACGGACGCTCGCACCATCTGGAACTCACCGAGACTGGCCGTTCGCTCTACGATGCGATCGTCCCCGCGGCGCTGGCAAGCGAGGCGCAGCTTGAATCGACGATCAGCGAACGCGAACGCGCGACACTGCTCACCATCCTCGCCAAGCTGACTGCCGCCGCCGAAGATTATGCCTGA
- a CDS encoding TonB-dependent receptor: MIRLLIGTAVLVLPAAAMAQDKRDETEIWIPARLVPPEEIVVTGSGMLQAPESDRVQASAILLDLDPGLGARIENRLRDEAGIVQFRRSDGRSAHPTSQGVTLRGLGGNASSRALVTLDGVPQADPFGGWVAWSAYDAIRLGGISITRGGGSGADGPGALAGTIGLYSEMTDGVTASAAYGSRDSFDASASAGTELGSGQVAIDGRYSRGDGFVPVANGQRGAVDRAAPYEQGGLGVRLRFDAGDNSRIEASVRGFADRRDRGTDFTESKVDGLDASLRVVHDPAGATQWLALTYIQLRDFESGFASVAAGRNSVNPALFQRVPATGIGARFELRPAIGGANPLRVGADWRRTTGRTEEDFFFTNGVPGRHRIAGGSSDTVGAFAEWTSGDPDDGLLWTLSGRVDRWWLGAGYRLERNIAGPLITDLDFTARQGWEGSGRAGLRWTSNGFSLRAAGYRGWRLPTLNELYRPFRVGAEVTTANEALKPERLWGGEIGADWSGGATKLSATLFANHLTNAIANVTLAPNLNQRQNLDAIDSKGIELAAEQGIGPVTLRATYAYTDAKVDASGAAATLDGRRPAQIAKHGGSVSLRSNGDGPFGGFATLRYVGKQNEDDLGLLELGDALTLDAGLSWRLAKAISIEARGENIFDELVPAAISSAGIVERATPRTLWIGARLNF; this comes from the coding sequence ATGATCCGCCTTCTGATCGGAACCGCCGTGCTCGTGTTGCCTGCGGCGGCGATGGCGCAGGATAAGCGCGATGAGACCGAAATATGGATTCCGGCGCGGCTTGTTCCGCCCGAGGAAATCGTGGTGACCGGAAGCGGGATGTTGCAGGCGCCGGAGAGCGACCGGGTCCAGGCCTCCGCGATCCTGCTCGACCTCGATCCGGGTCTCGGCGCGCGTATCGAAAACCGCCTTCGGGACGAGGCTGGCATCGTCCAGTTTCGCCGCTCGGACGGGCGCAGCGCGCATCCGACAAGCCAGGGCGTGACCTTGCGGGGTCTCGGCGGCAATGCATCGAGCCGCGCACTGGTCACGCTCGACGGCGTGCCGCAGGCGGACCCCTTCGGCGGCTGGGTCGCATGGAGCGCCTATGACGCGATCCGGCTGGGCGGCATTTCGATTACCCGCGGCGGCGGCAGCGGCGCCGACGGCCCCGGCGCGCTCGCGGGAACGATCGGCCTCTATTCCGAAATGACCGACGGCGTGACCGCAAGCGCCGCTTATGGCAGCCGCGACAGCTTCGATGCGTCGGCGAGCGCGGGGACCGAACTCGGCAGCGGGCAGGTCGCGATCGACGGCCGCTACAGCCGCGGCGACGGCTTCGTGCCCGTTGCGAACGGACAACGCGGCGCAGTCGACCGTGCCGCGCCCTACGAACAGGGCGGGCTCGGCGTGCGCCTGCGCTTCGACGCCGGCGACAACAGCCGCATCGAGGCGAGCGTGCGCGGCTTCGCCGACCGGCGCGACCGCGGCACCGACTTTACCGAGAGCAAGGTCGACGGGCTCGATGCCAGCCTGCGCGTCGTTCATGATCCGGCGGGCGCGACGCAGTGGCTCGCGCTCACCTATATCCAGCTCCGCGATTTCGAGAGCGGTTTCGCGAGCGTTGCCGCCGGACGGAACAGCGTCAATCCGGCGCTGTTCCAGCGGGTGCCCGCGACCGGTATCGGCGCGCGCTTCGAACTGCGCCCGGCGATCGGCGGCGCCAACCCGCTGCGCGTCGGCGCCGACTGGCGCCGCACGACGGGCCGCACCGAGGAAGATTTCTTCTTCACCAATGGCGTGCCCGGCCGTCACCGCATCGCCGGCGGCAGCAGCGACACCGTCGGCGCCTTCGCCGAATGGACATCGGGCGACCCGGACGACGGTCTGCTCTGGACCTTGAGCGGCCGCGTCGATCGCTGGTGGCTCGGCGCCGGCTACCGGCTCGAACGCAATATCGCCGGACCGCTGATCACCGACCTCGATTTCACGGCGCGGCAGGGCTGGGAAGGTAGCGGGCGCGCCGGGCTGCGCTGGACGTCGAACGGCTTTTCGCTGCGCGCCGCGGGCTATCGCGGCTGGCGTCTGCCGACACTCAACGAGCTGTACCGCCCGTTCCGCGTCGGCGCCGAGGTGACGACCGCGAACGAAGCGCTGAAGCCCGAACGGCTGTGGGGCGGCGAGATCGGGGCCGACTGGAGCGGCGGCGCGACGAAGCTGTCGGCGACCTTGTTCGCCAACCACCTCACCAACGCGATCGCCAATGTGACGCTGGCGCCCAATCTCAACCAGCGCCAGAATCTCGATGCCATCGACAGCAAGGGCATCGAACTCGCCGCCGAACAGGGCATCGGGCCGGTCACCCTGCGCGCGACCTACGCCTATACCGATGCCAAGGTCGATGCGTCGGGTGCCGCCGCGACGCTCGACGGACGCCGCCCGGCGCAGATCGCCAAGCATGGCGGCAGCGTGTCGCTGCGCAGCAACGGCGATGGCCCCTTCGGCGGTTTCGCGACACTGCGCTATGTCGGCAAGCAGAATGAGGACGACCTAGGGCTGCTTGAACTCGGCGACGCGCTGACCCTTGATGCCGGCCTGTCGTGGCGGCTCGCCAAAGCAATCAGCATCGAAGCGCGCGGCGAGAACATCTTCGACGAACTCGTCCCCGCGGCGATCTCGTCGGCGGGCATTGTCGAACGCGCCACGCCGCGAACCCTCTGGATCGGGGCAAGGCTGAATTTCTGA
- the maiA gene encoding maleylacetoacetate isomerase — translation MTQLVLHDYFRSSASFRVRIALNLKGLAYERVEVSLIAGEQRSDAYLELNAQGFVPMLVVDGEPMIQSMAIIDWLDRSHPEPRLIPEDAMPRAVALAQAQVVASDIHPLNNLRVLKYLTKDLGLNEQTKDRWIATWIAQGFEALEAMAGDGRYLGGETPGIADCCLVPQMYNARRFEVPLDDYPRLVEIDAACMELDAFKTAHPDAVKPA, via the coding sequence ATGACCCAACTTGTCCTTCACGATTATTTTCGCTCGTCGGCCAGCTTCCGCGTTCGCATCGCGCTGAACCTCAAGGGGCTCGCCTATGAGCGCGTCGAGGTCAGCCTGATCGCGGGCGAGCAGCGCAGCGACGCCTATCTCGAACTGAATGCGCAGGGCTTCGTCCCGATGCTCGTCGTCGACGGCGAGCCGATGATCCAGAGCATGGCAATCATCGACTGGCTCGACCGCAGCCATCCCGAACCGCGGCTGATCCCCGAAGATGCGATGCCGCGCGCCGTCGCGCTGGCGCAGGCGCAGGTGGTCGCAAGCGACATCCACCCGCTCAACAATTTGCGTGTGCTCAAATATCTGACCAAGGACCTCGGCCTTAACGAGCAGACCAAGGACCGCTGGATCGCCACATGGATCGCGCAGGGCTTCGAGGCCTTGGAAGCGATGGCGGGCGACGGCCGCTATCTCGGTGGTGAGACGCCGGGAATAGCCGACTGCTGTCTCGTGCCGCAGATGTACAACGCGCGGCGTTTCGAGGTGCCGCTGGACGATTACCCGCGGCTTGTGGAGATCGACGCGGCGTGCATGGAGCTGGACGCGTTTAAAACTGCGCATCCTGACGCGGTGAAGCCGGCATGA
- a CDS encoding SO2930 family diheme c-type cytochrome — protein MKRLAAAFAAALLCASGGAAVPVAGPDQALIDGDTMPRKLSEFGLFVSGGAALQAGVVPYELHTPLFSDYADKARAIWLPAGTKAEVGGDGTVAFPVGTVLIKSFSWSGQGGGKPVETRLLIHRKDGWTALPYVWDADGRDATLAIGGRRVPVSFTEPDGTAQSISYAVPNKNQCKECHAEAGAIVPIGPKARNLVFAPQWQAFRSGRFTWPANRIAPLPRWDDSKSGSVAERARAYLDVNCAHCHNPKGSASNSGLFLRWTDDPTGVNYGIGKRPTAAGRGSGGMEFAIKPGDPDHSFLIYRLESLDPGIAMPELGRGAVHKEGAALLRQWIADMPEDKKN, from the coding sequence GTGAAGCGCCTTGCCGCCGCCTTCGCTGCGGCGCTGTTATGTGCGAGCGGCGGCGCCGCGGTTCCGGTGGCGGGTCCCGATCAGGCGCTGATCGACGGCGACACGATGCCGCGCAAGCTGTCGGAGTTCGGCTTGTTCGTATCGGGCGGCGCTGCATTACAGGCCGGCGTCGTGCCGTACGAACTGCACACGCCGCTGTTCAGCGACTATGCCGACAAGGCGCGCGCGATCTGGCTGCCCGCGGGGACAAAGGCCGAAGTCGGCGGCGACGGCACCGTCGCCTTTCCGGTCGGCACGGTGCTGATCAAGAGTTTCTCGTGGAGCGGGCAGGGCGGCGGCAAGCCGGTCGAGACAAGGCTGCTGATCCACCGCAAGGACGGCTGGACCGCGCTTCCTTACGTGTGGGACGCCGACGGGCGCGATGCGACGCTGGCAATCGGCGGGCGGCGCGTGCCGGTAAGCTTTACCGAGCCCGACGGAACGGCGCAGTCGATCAGCTATGCCGTGCCGAACAAGAACCAGTGCAAGGAATGCCATGCCGAGGCGGGAGCGATCGTCCCGATCGGTCCCAAGGCGCGCAACCTCGTCTTCGCACCGCAGTGGCAAGCGTTCCGGAGCGGCCGTTTCACTTGGCCCGCGAACCGCATCGCGCCGCTGCCGCGCTGGGACGACTCGAAGAGCGGCAGCGTCGCGGAGCGCGCGCGCGCCTATCTCGACGTCAATTGCGCACATTGCCACAACCCGAAGGGCAGCGCGTCGAACAGCGGCCTGTTCCTGCGCTGGACCGACGATCCGACGGGCGTCAATTACGGCATCGGCAAACGCCCGACCGCGGCGGGACGCGGCAGCGGCGGGATGGAATTCGCGATCAAACCGGGCGATCCCGATCACAGCTTCCTGATCTATCGTCTCGAAAGCCTCGATCCCGGCATCGCGATGCCCGAACTCGGCCGCGGCGCCGTACACAAGGAAGGCGCGGCGCTGCTCCGGCAATGGATTGCCGATATGCCTGAGGACAAGAAAAACTGA
- a CDS encoding parallel beta-helix domain-containing protein: MRIHGLSRTACLTFAAAALVAAPASAKTISVSADTPDANEKLQEALIMAVSGDVVELGAGTWKLTDGLSLDVANVTIRGAGTDANGSILDFSDQQGAGEGLLVTSDDVLLTNFAVLNTKGDGIKSKGADRIVYHELRVEWTAGPKETNGAYGIYPVESTDVLIDSVFVRGASDAGIYVGQSKNIVVRDSFAIENVAGIEIENSYDADVHDNIAMRNTGGILVFDLPSLPMQGGHNVRVFDNIVKDNSTPNFAPKGNIVASVPTGTGVLVMANNNVEIFDNAFEDNGTANIMIVGYRYPYKDDKYQPLPRQIFVRDNAHGRAGFAPGFPGGAEMAAAMGGSIPPILWDGSGNAIVNDDVGVLSLNLPDVQTPQSEAKPSPVDLKDSAPAALPGIKLPASMEAKVQ, from the coding sequence ATGCGAATCCATGGCCTGTCGCGAACGGCTTGTCTGACCTTCGCCGCCGCCGCGCTTGTTGCGGCGCCGGCGTCGGCCAAAACGATCAGCGTCAGTGCAGATACGCCCGACGCCAATGAAAAGCTGCAAGAGGCGCTGATCATGGCGGTATCGGGCGACGTCGTCGAACTGGGCGCGGGAACGTGGAAGCTCACCGACGGGCTGTCGCTCGACGTCGCCAATGTCACCATCCGCGGCGCCGGGACCGACGCCAATGGATCGATCCTCGACTTTTCGGACCAGCAGGGCGCGGGCGAAGGGCTGCTCGTCACCTCGGACGACGTGCTGCTCACCAACTTCGCGGTGCTGAACACCAAGGGCGACGGGATCAAGTCGAAAGGCGCCGACCGCATCGTCTATCACGAACTCCGCGTCGAATGGACCGCCGGGCCGAAGGAAACCAACGGCGCCTACGGCATCTACCCGGTCGAAAGCACCGACGTGCTGATCGACAGCGTCTTCGTCCGCGGCGCGTCCGACGCCGGCATCTATGTCGGCCAGTCGAAGAATATCGTGGTCCGCGACAGCTTCGCGATCGAAAATGTCGCGGGAATCGAGATCGAGAACAGCTACGACGCCGACGTCCACGACAATATCGCGATGCGCAACACCGGCGGCATATTGGTGTTCGACCTGCCGAGCCTGCCGATGCAGGGCGGGCACAATGTCCGCGTCTTCGATAATATCGTGAAGGACAACAGCACGCCCAATTTCGCGCCGAAGGGCAATATCGTCGCGAGCGTCCCGACCGGCACCGGGGTGCTGGTGATGGCGAACAATAATGTCGAGATTTTCGACAATGCTTTCGAGGATAACGGCACCGCCAACATCATGATCGTCGGCTATCGCTATCCGTACAAGGACGACAAATACCAGCCGCTGCCGCGCCAGATCTTCGTGCGCGACAATGCGCACGGCCGGGCCGGCTTCGCGCCCGGCTTTCCCGGCGGTGCCGAGATGGCGGCGGCGATGGGCGGATCGATCCCGCCGATCCTGTGGGACGGCTCGGGCAATGCCATCGTCAACGACGACGTCGGCGTGCTGTCGCTGAACCTGCCCGATGTCCAGACGCCGCAGAGCGAGGCGAAGCCGTCGCCCGTCGACCTCAAGGACAGCGCGCCCGCCGCGCTGCCCGGCATCAAGCTGCCCGCGAGCATGGAGGCGAAGGTCCAGTGA
- a CDS encoding DUF2147 domain-containing protein: MFHRYALALGAFIAVPTMAAAPASISGRWKTDDGKGIVAMAPCGAKMCGRIERLLIKEPAGGQRDERNPDKQKRDRKVAGLQIYWDLVPAGDGWKGEGYSPEDGRYYKAHLRVKGNKMTMKGCVSVFCRTVTWTRLG, from the coding sequence ATGTTCCACAGATATGCCTTGGCGCTTGGCGCCTTTATTGCCGTGCCAACAATGGCCGCCGCACCCGCCTCGATCAGCGGGCGCTGGAAGACCGACGACGGCAAGGGGATCGTCGCGATGGCGCCATGCGGTGCCAAGATGTGCGGCCGGATCGAACGATTGCTGATCAAGGAACCCGCGGGCGGCCAGCGCGACGAGCGCAACCCCGACAAGCAGAAGCGCGACCGCAAGGTTGCCGGGCTGCAGATTTACTGGGATCTCGTCCCGGCCGGCGACGGCTGGAAAGGTGAAGGCTATAGCCCCGAGGACGGCCGCTATTACAAGGCGCACCTGCGCGTGAAGGGCAACAAGATGACGATGAAGGGCTGTGTTTCGGTGTTCTGCCGCACCGTGACATGGACGCGGCTGGGGTGA
- a CDS encoding aspartate/glutamate racemase family protein, whose translation MRKIGLIGGISWASTELYYRHLNKGVQKRLGTACSAPIILESLNYCELSRLTTPEQWAHAKDVLIASAQRLEAAGATALMIAANSMHRVAEDVAAAISIPLIHIVDETGEKMKADGIKAAAVIGTRNVMTEAWFRQRLVRHGLTLAPYDATRAEAIDNIIYDQLMQGKVLEESRRTMKTFITDIAKQDIQALVLASTELVMLVDPDANVLPIYDTTRIHVAAGVDWILGEGS comes from the coding sequence TTGCGTAAAATCGGCCTGATCGGGGGAATCAGCTGGGCATCGACCGAGCTTTATTACCGCCATCTTAACAAGGGGGTGCAGAAGCGCCTGGGGACGGCCTGTTCGGCGCCGATCATTCTCGAAAGCCTCAACTATTGCGAGCTGTCGCGGCTGACGACCCCCGAGCAATGGGCGCATGCGAAGGATGTGCTGATCGCCTCGGCGCAGCGGCTCGAAGCGGCGGGGGCGACCGCGCTGATGATCGCCGCCAATTCGATGCACAGGGTCGCCGAGGACGTCGCGGCGGCGATTTCGATCCCGCTCATTCATATCGTCGACGAGACGGGCGAGAAGATGAAGGCCGACGGCATCAAGGCCGCGGCGGTGATCGGCACGCGCAATGTGATGACCGAGGCGTGGTTCCGCCAGCGGCTCGTCCGCCACGGCCTGACGCTCGCGCCCTATGACGCGACGCGCGCCGAGGCGATCGACAATATCATTTACGACCAGCTCATGCAGGGCAAGGTGCTCGAGGAATCGCGCCGGACGATGAAGACCTTCATCACCGATATCGCCAAGCAGGACATTCAGGCGCTGGTCCTCGCGAGCACCGAACTGGTGATGCTCGTCGATCCCGACGCCAACGTCCTGCCGATCTACGACACGACGCGCATCCACGTCGCGGCGGGCGTCGACTGGATTCTGGGCGAGGGTTCTTAA